In Granulicella mallensis MP5ACTX8, the sequence TCATGGACGACACCGGTTTTGGACTCGGTAACAACAATCTTTGCGTTGGCAATCGACGCCCCTGTGGGATCGGTAATCGTTCCAAGCAGCGTTCCATTGACGGCCTGCGCGTGCGCCGAGAGTGCAAAAAAGAATGAAGTCAGCAGGATCGTGAGGATCGAGATCGATTTACGTGCGTTCATGGCATACCTCCGAAAGGAGCAACATTAGGACGCAGAACCAATTGATGTTTGATGTACGCACGAAACACTATCAACACACTTCCGATGCGTCAATGAAAAGAACCAAAGTAAGCGCTTTTATAAGCATCGTTCGCCGTCCGTCGCCCGGCAGTCCGATCACTCCGAGGCGAATTTAGACGTGGAAGTGCGCAGAGATTTATAACCAATTGAGATGGCATGCCCTAGTGTGGTGAGTCATTCATTCGCGGAAGAACCAGCATTACCCCATAGCGCGGAGCGCGCACCGTGACGCTTTGGCGTCGCGGGACAGAGGGAGCCGTAGCCTTTAGGCTACGGAATCAGAGCTAGGCAAGAATTGGGCTTCAGACGCTGCTGAAGAAGTGGCCTTTTCTTTATCGAAGATGGCTGACGGTTTTTGGGGTTGAGGATTTGCGTTATTTTTTGCCGAGTTTGCCGCTTAGGTGTTTCTGAGAGTGGTGTTTTTTGGGGGGAGCTCAGCTGACTGCGGTGAGATTGGCCATGCGGACGAGGTTGTAGGCGGCAGCGGCGAGGGTGAAGTTCCAGTGCAGCTTGCGATGCCCTTTGTGTCTTGTTTTGGCCAGGTTCGCGGTCGTCTTCAGCCAGCCGAAGAAGCGCTCTACCCACTTCCGCTTCTTCTGGCTCACGGCGTACTCAGGTTGTTCATAGAGCGCCGGATCGACCAGGCAGGGACGTTTGCACCTGTATCTCGGCACATGCGCCTCCACCCCCATCTGCCGCATCGCGCCTATGAAGTCCTGCTCATGATAGCCCTTGTCGGCAGCCACGATCTTCGGCTTCACCGTCTGCTTCAGCCGCCGCATCATCCGCACAGCAGCCACTCGCTCCTGGGTGGGAGAACAGGTGGTGACCTCGGTAGCCACCACTAGCCCATGCTGGTTCTCGCTCACTACGTGTGCCATGTGCCGCAGACGGTAGCCCATCCGCATACCCTTGCGATACAGCCGCGCCTCCGGATCGGTCTTCGACTCGTGGGTGTCAGACTTCAACACGCTTCCACCATGGCCTGAGCCCTTGCCCTTAGGCGGCCGCGGGCCAGCCTTGGGCTGATAGCTCTTCTCCGAAGCCCACGCCTCGATCAACGTGCCGTCCACCGTGAAGTGCTCATCGGACAACAGCCGCAGCTGCCGCGCCGACGCCACCACCGCAGAGAAGAACACCTGTGCCACCTCCCCCGACAACAACCGCTCTCGGTTCTTGGTGAAGCTGGTCGCGTCCCACACGCGGTCGTTCATGCCCAGACCCACGAACCAGCGGAACAACAGGTTGTACTCCAGCTGCTCTACCAGCATCCGCTCGCTACGCACCGAGTACAGCATCTGCAAAACAAGCGCACGCAACAACTGCTCTGGCGGTATCGACGGACGCCCCATCCGCGAATACATCCCCTCAAATCGCGTCTCCAGGCTCCCCATCACCTCATCGGCCATCGCTCGCACTCGCCGCAATGGATGATCCAACGGCACTCGCTGGCTCAGGCTCCCGTAGCTGAACATCTCTTCCTGTTGCTGCTCGTCTCCACGCATGACTCCTTCCTACCAAATCACCCTGTTTAAAACCTAGAGACTTCTTCAGCACCCTCTAAAGCCCCGGGCCTTTTGTTCGCAGCCGAAAGAAGGCCCGGGCCTAAAGGCCACATCTTCGCTAAGCCTGAATTCCGTAGCCTAAAGGCTACGGCTCCCTCCGTCTCCCTGATGCTGAAGCATCAGGGAGCGCGCTTCGCGCTGGGCTGAACAGACCCTCATTCTTCAATCAACTAATGACTCACCATCCTAGGCCTTGGAACGGACCTTCAACACCCGTGTCGATTCGCGCTCGATCAGAGCTGGGTCGACCAGGATCTCCGAGAGCGGCCGCTCGCCTCTGTCGATGATCCCAATCAGGTGCCCGGCGGCAAGTTCTCCCATCAACTCCAACGGTTGACGAAGCGTAGTCAGGCTGGGAGTCAGGTAGCCCGCACTCTCAATGTCGTCGAACCCGATAACGGAGATGTCTTCAGGAACCCGCAAACCGGCTTCACGAAAGGCGCGGATAGCTCCAATCGCCGTCACGTCGTTGAAGGCAATCAACGCGGTGAACGGAAGCTTCGTCGCCAGCAGAGCGAGCGCGCAGCGGTAGCCTTCCTCAGGCATTGAAGCCTCAGGAGGGGTATTTCCCGAGTGCAGTTCCTTGACCAGCCGTTCATCCAGCGTGATGCCGTGCTCCTTGGCGGCATCGGAGATACCCTGGAAACGTTGGCCCGTGGTTGCGCGCCATCGATGGCCCTTGATGACTGCAATGCGCCGGTGTCCAAGCCCGGCGAGATATTCCATGGCATGCGCCCCGCCGCGATGATTGTTCAGCGCGAATCTCGGCACCCCTTCCACCTTGGGCGAACTGCCGACCATCACCACCGGTCTGCCCGGGTCGGAGGCCAGCTTCGTGTTGATCAGAAGAAAGCCCTCGACCGCGCGCTCCAGGAGGCGCCGCGGATATTCGCGGATCAGATCCTCCTGGCCATAGTGGGTCGCCGTGAAGTAGAGGTACTTCTCCTGCGTCAGCTTGCGGTCAATGCCGGACAGAATGGCTGAAACATAGGGGTCGCGAATCTCCGGAAGCACCACGGCTGCAGTCAGGCTGCGTTTGGAGTAGAGATACTTTGCGTAGAAGTCAGGACGGTAGTCGAACTTTGCAGCGGCATCGGTGATCCGTTGCCGCGTCGCTTCAGGAATCAGTTTCGCGCGCGGGGCATCGTTCATCACGAGAGAGACCGTACTCGGCGAAAGCTTTAAATACTCCGCCAGGGCCTTCTGGCTGATGGGCTTCTTCACTACATGTTTCTTCTCTTCCGGCATTCCGCACCAACTCCTGTATAGCCAACCAAGATATACGTTTAACGACCGATCTGCCGAGCTTTTAGACAGGAACGAAGCAACAGGACTCGGCGCCCTCCGCGAAACCTCAGCAACCTCTGCGTTAAAGCTTTTGCCTTCCTCCTGACACCCCTGCAACCTCCGTCCATTTACACTGAGTCCAATGATCGACGAAATTGCTTTCCGCCACGAATCCGATCGGGCTCTCGAAGCCTTGAAGCAAGCCCTTATCCGTGCCGAGGAAGACGGCGGCTTTGAGGCCGAAGAGAAGAACGGCGTCCTCAACGTGCTCTTCGAGGACGACAGCGCGAAGTTCGTCTTTACCCCCAACACACCCGTCCGGCAGGTCTGGATCTCCGCGCAGTCGACCTCCTTCAAGCTGGAATGGAACGAAACAGCCAAGGCCTTCACCCTGCCAAAGACAGGCGAAGACCTGCGCACCCTGACCGAGCGGCTGCTGCGCGAGCACCTGAACAATCCTTCTATCTCTCTGAGCTAACTATCTCTCTGACCCAAGGTGCCATGCTCGTCTCCGTCGCCATCGTCACCCTGAACGAAGAAGAAAATCTGCCCCGCACGCTCACGAGTGTGCGCTGGGCCGACGAGATCGTCGTCGTCGATTCCGGGTCAACCGATCGCACCGTAGAGATCGCCCACACCCTGGGCGCTCGCGTGATCGAGCGCGCCTGGCCGGGCTTCGCCGCGCAGAAGAACTTTGCCATCTCCCAGTGCTCGGGCACATGGATTCTCTCCCTCGACGCCGACGAAGAGCTCACCCCTGAGCTGCAGACACAGATACGAACGATGCTGGCCTCGAATCCACCGATCGACGCCTACTATCTGCGCCGGCGCAACCTGTTTTTAGGCCGCTGGATCAAGCACGGCGGATTCTATCCTGACCCGAAGCTGCGCCTCTTCCGCCGCAGTGCAGCGAACTTCGCGCTGACGCCGCAGTTTGAAGAGCGCCCCGTTCACGAGACCATCGCCTTCGACGGCGCAGCCGGTACGCTGGACTTCGATCTCGTCCACAACGCCTACCCGGCGCTCTCCACCTACATCGAGCATATGGATCGCTACAGCGGCCTGGGCGCGGACCTGCTCGTAGCCAAGGGCCGGACCAGCCGTTCCCTGCTAAGCTTTCTGAGCAATATCTTTGTGGTTCCGCAAGTCATGTTTCTGTGGAACTACTTCTTTCGCCTGGGCTTCCTCGATGGCCGCGAAGGCTTGCTACTGCACCTCTACCACGCCACCTACACCAGTTGGAAATATGCGAAGGCCTGGGAGAAGGCCCGCAAAGTTTAAGCTTTGTCTTTCGCCGTCATCCTGAGCCAACGGCTCAGGATGACGGCGAAAGACAGTTATCTACCAGGCAAGCTCTTTACCCAAATGGAAGAACCCACCCGTCGGCCCATCTTCCGGTAACGTCGCAAGCTGAACCTCAGTCTTCGCGCCATCGACCACGTTCATCGGAGCCGCGCTGCCGCCCATATCCGTATGCACCCAGCCAGGATGCGCCGAGTTCACCTTGATCTTGGTCCCGAGCAGCTCATGCGCGAGATGAATTGTAAAGACGTTCAGAGCGGCCTTTGACGAGTTATACGCAAACAGCTTGGTGTCGTAGGTCGGCGAGCCCTTCGTCGCCTGCAGACTCACCGAACCAAGGATGCTGGACACATTCACGATCCGCGCCGCCTCCGACTTCTTCAATAACGGCAGCAACGCCTGCGTCAATGCCAGAACGGCGAACAGGTTCGTCTCAAACGTCGCGCGAAGATCGGCGACCTTCGTCTCGCTGGTGCTGTTCTTCGTCCAGCTCTTTTCGATCATGGCGCCCGCGTTGTTCACCAGCACGTCGAGCTTGCCGAACTCGCTTGCAATCAGCTTCGCGACCGCGTCAATATCCGCTTGCCGGACAACATCGAGCTTTACCACCCGCGCGTCCACGCCATCGCCACGCAACTGCCGCGCCGCCACCTCGCCCTTCAGGGCATCGCGCGAACCCAGCAGAATCGTATAGCCGAGCTTGCCGAGCTGCCGCCCCGTCTCAAGACCGATTCCCTTGTTTGCTCCACTAATCAGCGCAACCTTCTTCTCACTCATCTTTCGCTCCCCGTTCCGACACTACCTGCGCACACTGATCCGGCACAGCCTGCTTCGTTCGATGCAGCATGGCCGCAAAACGCTCCGCGAATCTTGCCGGCATCTCCCGCCGCTTCATATCGCGGCCGACGACGATATGCACCGTTTCGCCCTCGCACAATAACACCTCATCTGCAGCGCGCACAATCGCATAACGCAGCCGCAGAAGCGGGCCGCGCATGCCCACCAGCCACGTCCGCACAATCAGTTCGTCGTCATAGCGCGCAGGAGACTTGTAGCGAGCAGTGGCTTCGACCACGGCGATCATCGCACCGTCCTCAGACTCGAAGCTCTTGTAATCCATGCCCATCTGCCGGATGAACTCGACGCGGCCCACCTCAAACCAGACCAGGTAGTTCGCGTGATACACGACACCCATCTGGTCGGTCTCGGCATACCGCACACGCACGCGCGTCTCGCCAAAACCACGTTCCAACATCTGTTCCATCTCACTCATAGCAACAGTTTAGCGAGTTACTTAGAAGATGCCAGCCTGTGTTTCATTGGTATAAATATCCACGCCGTTTTGTACCCGCTCTATTTCCACACCGGTTTCCGCTTTTCCAGGAACGCAGCCACGCCCTCCCGAAAATCCGCCGTCTGCCGCGAGGCCGCATTGGCCTCCATCGCCAGGGCAAGCGCCCGATCCAGCCGTTCCGTCTGCTGCGCACGCAACAACCGTTTGGTCGCCCGCAGACTCTCTGGCGAATTGGCCATCAGTTGCGCCGCAAGCTCCATCACCCGCGTTTGGAGCTGCCCACGTTCAACAATCTCACTCACAAGTCCCAGACGCAACGCCTCGTCCGCACCGAAGATCCGGGCGCTCAGCAGCAGGCCGCGAGCCGCCTTGTCTCCCAACTGCAGTGCCAGATACGCACTCACCAGCGCCGGCACAAAGCCAATCCGCGCCTCGGTATAGCCAAACTTGGCCTCAGGAGAAGCCAGCGTAAAGTCGCAGATCGTCGCCAGACCGGTTCCACCGGCAACCGCCGGACCCTGTACAACGGCCAACGTCGGCAGATCGCACTCCCACAGCGCACGGAACATCCGCCCGATGCGCTCAGCGTCGACGCGATGCTCCTCAGCAGACTGCCCAGCCATCCCCTGCAGCGCCGACAGATCCAGCCCCGCACAGAACGCCTCCCCCGCACCCGCCAGCACGACAACCCGGGCACCGGCAGACTCCGCACCCTTCAGGGCAGCGATCAACTCCTCCTGCATCTCCGGCACAAGCGCATTCCGCCGCTCCGGACGATTCAACGTAATCGTCCGAATCCCGAGTTCGTCTTCAATGCGTACCGTAGACATCGCCACCTCACAAAGCAGTGATAAGTGTCTTACTGCAGTACTGCTCCATACTTCTTCGCGATCTCTGCACTGGCTGTAACCAATCCGTCGAGGGGCCGCAGTTCCGGCAATTTGGCACCCAGCTCTGCCAGCGTCGCCAGCAGGACCTCCGTAGGAAGATTGCCGACCAGAGTATCCTGCGCAAACGGGCATCCGCCCAATCCGCCGATCGCACCGTCAAATCTCCGGCAACCTGCCTCGTACGCGGCCCTTACCTTCGCGGCAGCCTCGTCGGGCCTCGCATGCAGGTGGACTCCGATCTCCAGGCCCTCATGCACGCCCATCACGCAGCCCACCACGCTCCGTATCAGCTCCGGCGAAGCCACGCCCACGGTATCGGAGAGCGACACCTGCAGCACTCCTGCATCCACCATCAGATCGACCGCGCTGACCACCTCGTCGATGTCCCAAGGATCGCCATAGGGATTGCCAAACGCCATCGAGATGTACGCCACCAGGTCGAGTCCGGCCTTGTAGGCCAGCTCACCGATCTGCTCCAACTGGTCAAGCGCCTCCTCCGGCGTCTGCCGCTGGTTGCGGTCGAGAAACTGCGTCGAGATGGAGTACGGAAAGCCCAGCGTCTGCACCGCACCCGTCTTCACGGCGCGCTCCGCACCCTTCGCGTTCACAACGATACCGATGATCTCGACATCATCGGGCGGGTCGAGGTAATCGAGCACCAGTTCGGAGTCGGCCATCTGGGGCACAGCCTTCTCCGACACAAAGCTCACCGCATCGATATGCGAGAACCCGCTCTCGATCAGCGCACGCAGATACCGCGCCTTTACCTCGGCCGGCATTACTTTCGGTAGCCCCTGCCACGCATCGCGCGGGCATTCAACAATCTTCACCACGTCCTAGACTCCTTCGACCTCTACGCTACACCCGACAACTTACTTCTTAAGTCTGCAAAACCCCGGGATTAAACTTCGGTACTTCTGGATTCATCGCACACGCTTCCAGCGCCGTCATCAGCACCTCACGCGTCTTTACCGGGTCAATGATCGCATCGATCCACAGTCGCGCCGCGCCGTACCGAGGATCGGCCTGCGCATCATACGTCGCCTTGATCTCATCGTAGATGCCCGCCTTCTCCTCCGCCGACAAGACCTTGCCCGCCCGCTCCAGCTGCTTCACACGCACCTCAACCAGCGTATTCGCAGCCGAAGCTCCGCTCATCACCGCATACCGTGCCGTCGGCCATGCAAACAGAAACCGCGGGTCGTAGGCCTTGCCGCACATCGCATAGTGCCCCGCACCGAACGAGCCGCCAAGAATCACCGTGATCTTGGGCACCACCGAAGTCGACACCGCCGACACCATCTTCGCGCCAGCGCGGATGATGCCGCTCCACTCCGCATCCTTACCCACCATGAAGCCGTTGACATCGTGCAGAAACACCAGCGGCACAAGCTGCTGGTTGCAATCCATGATGAACCGCGCCGCCTTCTGCGCGCTCTCCGTGTAAATGACGCCGCCGA encodes:
- a CDS encoding IS5 family transposase, which translates into the protein MRGDEQQQEEMFSYGSLSQRVPLDHPLRRVRAMADEVMGSLETRFEGMYSRMGRPSIPPEQLLRALVLQMLYSVRSERMLVEQLEYNLLFRWFVGLGMNDRVWDATSFTKNRERLLSGEVAQVFFSAVVASARQLRLLSDEHFTVDGTLIEAWASEKSYQPKAGPRPPKGKGSGHGGSVLKSDTHESKTDPEARLYRKGMRMGYRLRHMAHVVSENQHGLVVATEVTTCSPTQERVAAVRMMRRLKQTVKPKIVAADKGYHEQDFIGAMRQMGVEAHVPRYRCKRPCLVDPALYEQPEYAVSQKKRKWVERFFGWLKTTANLAKTRHKGHRKLHWNFTLAAAAYNLVRMANLTAVS
- a CDS encoding LacI family DNA-binding transcriptional regulator — protein: MPEEKKHVVKKPISQKALAEYLKLSPSTVSLVMNDAPRAKLIPEATRQRITDAAAKFDYRPDFYAKYLYSKRSLTAAVVLPEIRDPYVSAILSGIDRKLTQEKYLYFTATHYGQEDLIREYPRRLLERAVEGFLLINTKLASDPGRPVVMVGSSPKVEGVPRFALNNHRGGAHAMEYLAGLGHRRIAVIKGHRWRATTGQRFQGISDAAKEHGITLDERLVKELHSGNTPPEASMPEEGYRCALALLATKLPFTALIAFNDVTAIGAIRAFREAGLRVPEDISVIGFDDIESAGYLTPSLTTLRQPLELMGELAAGHLIGIIDRGERPLSEILVDPALIERESTRVLKVRSKA
- the cyaY gene encoding iron donor protein CyaY, with amino-acid sequence MIDEIAFRHESDRALEALKQALIRAEEDGGFEAEEKNGVLNVLFEDDSAKFVFTPNTPVRQVWISAQSTSFKLEWNETAKAFTLPKTGEDLRTLTERLLREHLNNPSISLS
- a CDS encoding glycosyltransferase family 2 protein, translating into MLVSVAIVTLNEEENLPRTLTSVRWADEIVVVDSGSTDRTVEIAHTLGARVIERAWPGFAAQKNFAISQCSGTWILSLDADEELTPELQTQIRTMLASNPPIDAYYLRRRNLFLGRWIKHGGFYPDPKLRLFRRSAANFALTPQFEERPVHETIAFDGAAGTLDFDLVHNAYPALSTYIEHMDRYSGLGADLLVAKGRTSRSLLSFLSNIFVVPQVMFLWNYFFRLGFLDGREGLLLHLYHATYTSWKYAKAWEKARKV
- a CDS encoding SDR family oxidoreductase, with product MSEKKVALISGANKGIGLETGRQLGKLGYTILLGSRDALKGEVAARQLRGDGVDARVVKLDVVRQADIDAVAKLIASEFGKLDVLVNNAGAMIEKSWTKNSTSETKVADLRATFETNLFAVLALTQALLPLLKKSEAARIVNVSSILGSVSLQATKGSPTYDTKLFAYNSSKAALNVFTIHLAHELLGTKIKVNSAHPGWVHTDMGGSAAPMNVVDGAKTEVQLATLPEDGPTGGFFHLGKELAW
- a CDS encoding acyl-CoA thioesterase encodes the protein MEQMLERGFGETRVRVRYAETDQMGVVYHANYLVWFEVGRVEFIRQMGMDYKSFESEDGAMIAVVEATARYKSPARYDDELIVRTWLVGMRGPLLRLRYAIVRAADEVLLCEGETVHIVVGRDMKRREMPARFAERFAAMLHRTKQAVPDQCAQVVSERGAKDE
- a CDS encoding enoyl-CoA hydratase/isomerase family protein: MSTVRIEDELGIRTITLNRPERRNALVPEMQEELIAALKGAESAGARVVVLAGAGEAFCAGLDLSALQGMAGQSAEEHRVDAERIGRMFRALWECDLPTLAVVQGPAVAGGTGLATICDFTLASPEAKFGYTEARIGFVPALVSAYLALQLGDKAARGLLLSARIFGADEALRLGLVSEIVERGQLQTRVMELAAQLMANSPESLRATKRLLRAQQTERLDRALALAMEANAASRQTADFREGVAAFLEKRKPVWK
- a CDS encoding hydroxymethylglutaryl-CoA lyase; the encoded protein is MKIVECPRDAWQGLPKVMPAEVKARYLRALIESGFSHIDAVSFVSEKAVPQMADSELVLDYLDPPDDVEIIGIVVNAKGAERAVKTGAVQTLGFPYSISTQFLDRNQRQTPEEALDQLEQIGELAYKAGLDLVAYISMAFGNPYGDPWDIDEVVSAVDLMVDAGVLQVSLSDTVGVASPELIRSVVGCVMGVHEGLEIGVHLHARPDEAAAKVRAAYEAGCRRFDGAIGGLGGCPFAQDTLVGNLPTEVLLATLAELGAKLPELRPLDGLVTASAEIAKKYGAVLQ